Genomic window (Deltaproteobacteria bacterium):
GCCGCGGTGATTGTATCCCGACGCTCCAGATCACGTAGGATAGCCGCCGTGCCCCGCGTGACGTTCACCGCGAACCTGAGACGGCTCGTCGACTGCCCGGCAGCAGAGGTGGCGGGCGCAACGGTGGGCGAGGCGCTGGAGGCGGTGTTCACGCGGACCCCGCAACTGCGCGGCTACATCGTCGACGACCAAGGGGCGTTGCGGCGGCACGTAGTGGTCTTCGTCGGCGGCGAGGCGGTGCGCGATCGCGTGCGGCTGACGGACGCCGTCGCGCCGGACGCAGAGATCGCAGTGATGCAGGCGCTCTCGGGAGGATGAACATGGATACGCTGCTCGTCGGCACCCGCAAGGGCCTCTTCACGCTGCGCGGCAACGAGGTCGCCCGCGTCTCGTTTCTCGGCACGGCAGTGACCGCGGTACTGCAGCGGAACGGAGCCATCTACGCCGCGGTGGGGCACGGTCACTTCGGAGCCAAGCTGCATCGGTCGATGGATGAGGGCGAAACCTGGCAGGAGGTGGCGGCGCCGAAGTGGCCGGAGAAGCCCGCCGACATCGACGATCGGAGCCCCACCACGGGCGCGCCGGTGCCGTGGAGCCTCAATCAGATGTGGGTATTCGAGGCGGACCCACGCGAGCCCCAGGCGC
Coding sequences:
- a CDS encoding MoaD/ThiS family protein; protein product: MPRVTFTANLRRLVDCPAAEVAGATVGEALEAVFTRTPQLRGYIVDDQGALRRHVVVFVGGEAVRDRVRLTDAVAPDAEIAVMQALSGG